A stretch of the Filimonas lacunae genome encodes the following:
- a CDS encoding DUF1800 domain-containing protein, giving the protein MAYTHAKYAQSKTPPVNSGLKPFKGKWTEAEARHLLKRTQFGAKPADVKDFARLSVAQCVSILINTAEPAPLPPVNDYNDINFTDPDVPAGETWVNVVKSVGTQNFKRQNSLKIWWTGQMLFQSRTIREKMVVFLHNHFVTETRIVGSYMAYQYNALLRDHALGNFKTLVKQISINAAMLRYLNGAQNTKKAPDENYARELQELFTVGKGPGSHYTEADVKAAAKVLTGYTINNTTGTYQFVPDKHDEGDKSFSAFYNNHVIHGRKGKEGEQELDELLDMIFAKEEVSCFICRKLYRFFVYHHIDEHTEKNIIVPLAQTFRKSNYEIKPVLQQLLQSTHFYDMANRGGIIKSPLDFAAGMYREFDIQLSKDIDIVSKSRIVQRIYQFAATTQQNIGDPPNVAGWPSWYQEPLYDKLWINSDTYPKRSRFAISVIQQGINFQENCIARVDIIEFAKKTSDPSQPDVLINDSIQLLYPCNLSETERTQIKNSILLTNMQGNMGDHYWTQAWLQMLQKPDDKTIRNNVLNRLNNLYKYLVSLPQYQLC; this is encoded by the coding sequence ATGGCATATACTCATGCAAAGTATGCTCAATCAAAAACACCACCAGTGAATAGTGGTTTGAAACCATTTAAAGGAAAATGGACAGAAGCAGAAGCCCGGCATCTGTTAAAACGAACCCAGTTTGGAGCAAAACCAGCTGATGTAAAAGACTTTGCCCGGCTGTCAGTAGCACAATGTGTATCAATACTCATCAACACTGCGGAACCAGCACCATTACCACCGGTAAATGATTACAACGATATCAACTTTACTGATCCGGACGTGCCCGCAGGCGAAACATGGGTAAATGTGGTGAAATCTGTTGGCACACAAAACTTCAAAAGACAGAATTCCTTAAAGATATGGTGGACAGGGCAGATGCTGTTCCAGTCCAGAACCATCCGGGAAAAAATGGTAGTTTTCTTGCATAACCATTTTGTTACAGAAACACGGATAGTAGGCAGTTATATGGCCTACCAATACAATGCCCTGTTACGGGATCATGCATTGGGTAATTTTAAAACCCTGGTGAAACAGATAAGCATTAATGCAGCCATGCTTCGCTATCTGAATGGTGCCCAAAACACAAAAAAAGCGCCAGACGAAAACTATGCACGGGAGTTACAGGAACTATTTACAGTGGGCAAAGGCCCCGGGTCGCATTACACAGAAGCAGATGTAAAAGCAGCCGCAAAAGTATTAACAGGATATACCATTAATAACACAACCGGCACTTATCAGTTTGTTCCTGATAAACATGATGAAGGAGATAAATCCTTTTCTGCCTTTTATAATAATCATGTGATCCATGGGCGTAAAGGTAAAGAAGGTGAGCAGGAACTGGACGAACTCCTTGATATGATTTTTGCGAAGGAAGAAGTATCCTGCTTCATATGCCGCAAGCTGTACCGCTTTTTTGTATATCATCATATAGACGAACATACAGAAAAGAACATCATTGTTCCACTGGCCCAAACCTTCCGAAAAAGCAATTATGAAATAAAACCGGTGTTACAACAACTGTTACAAAGCACTCATTTTTATGATATGGCCAACAGGGGAGGTATTATAAAAAGTCCGCTGGATTTTGCTGCTGGCATGTACAGAGAATTTGACATCCAATTATCTAAAGACATAGATATAGTCAGCAAATCCCGGATAGTGCAACGCATCTATCAATTTGCGGCCACCACCCAGCAGAATATCGGCGACCCTCCCAATGTAGCAGGTTGGCCTTCCTGGTACCAGGAGCCCTTGTACGATAAGCTTTGGATCAATTCAGACACCTATCCCAAAAGAAGCAGGTTTGCCATATCTGTGATACAACAGGGCATTAATTTCCAGGAAAATTGTATTGCCCGGGTAGACATTATTGAGTTTGCCAAAAAGACATCTGATCCGTCGCAGCCAGATGTACTTATTAATGATTCAATTCAATTGCTATATCCCTGTAACCTTTCAGAAACGGAAAGAACCCAGATAAAGAATTCTATTTTATTGACTAACATGCAGGGCAATATGGGCGATCATTACTGGACACAGGCCTGGCTGCAAATGTTGCAAAAGCCGGACGACAAAACCATTCGCAATAATGTATTGAACAGGTTAAACAATTTATATAAATACCTGGTAAGCTTGCCACAGTATCAATTATGCTAA
- a CDS encoding DUF4349 domain-containing protein, whose translation MKQYIYFMAIIALLAMSCGQGELQKEAASDSTGTGINIGNIQELSASDTLPYNDSVTVLQSGGAPIIAADWDKKLVKTAHLNLELHNYDSFDYALHHQLKSFGAYIASEKQERTESTVQNTLTIKVPVAQFESLLGSLNGRGILVKEKEITAEDVTTSIIDTKARTEAKKIVRARYLELMKESRKMDDVLTIQDQLNNVQQTIENNTGHVNQLEQQAAYSTINLSYYQPNVITDVQPDQPGYGWQLFTSFTNGLSIIGNVLLFIVAIWPFAIIGIVAWLYFSKRRNHLKTQKSIQDA comes from the coding sequence ATGAAACAGTATATCTATTTCATGGCTATAATAGCCTTGCTGGCAATGTCATGCGGACAGGGAGAGTTACAAAAAGAAGCAGCGTCCGATTCAACAGGCACTGGCATCAACATAGGCAACATACAGGAATTATCTGCCAGTGACACCCTGCCATACAACGATTCTGTTACCGTGTTACAGTCAGGCGGCGCGCCCATAATAGCTGCCGACTGGGATAAGAAACTGGTTAAAACTGCCCACTTAAATCTGGAATTACATAACTACGACAGCTTTGACTATGCGTTACATCATCAGCTGAAAAGCTTTGGCGCTTATATAGCTTCCGAAAAACAGGAAAGAACAGAAAGTACTGTACAAAACACGCTCACGATAAAAGTTCCTGTGGCGCAGTTTGAAAGCCTGCTGGGTAGTTTAAACGGACGTGGCATTCTTGTGAAGGAAAAGGAGATCACAGCCGAAGATGTAACCACCAGTATTATCGACACCAAAGCCCGCACAGAAGCTAAAAAAATAGTACGTGCACGCTACCTGGAACTGATGAAAGAAAGTAGAAAAATGGATGATGTACTTACCATACAGGATCAACTCAACAACGTACAGCAAACCATAGAAAACAATACCGGCCATGTAAACCAGCTGGAGCAGCAGGCAGCTTACAGCACCATTAACCTGAGCTACTATCAGCCCAACGTTATCACCGACGTACAACCTGACCAGCCTGGTTATGGATGGCAGTTGTTCACGTCCTTTACCAACGGTTTATCCATTATAGGTAATGTACTCCTTTTTATAGTTGCCATATGGCCATTCGCCATCATAGGCATAGTTGCATGGCTATATTTTAGCAAAAGAAGAAACCATTTGAAAACGCAAAAATCAATACAAGATGCGTAG
- a CDS encoding ATP-grasp domain-containing protein yields the protein MIKEYRQWFNRNYSESLYQQYLQALDSQYPGAIEFRVAETPVFVGRDFKHKMLDACEAIIDVITQDNFTAITDAAIPAEWNIPGSQPYSHFMVFDFGVCLGADGLPEPQLIEMQGFPSLFGFQSYMAAAAQKVYAIPGTLTTYLNGHTEESYLQLLRNIILGSCQPEEVILLDLFPHRQKTRIDFYCTQHYTGIKPVCLTALYSEGNRLYYTNENGQPVRVKRIYNRLIFDELEQQLPEVKAKGALLHEQLEVEWIPHPDWFYRVSKFTLPYLQHPYIPATSFLSDLLAIPDNLDQYVLKPLFSFSGRGVEIDVTAEMIKRITDRHNWILQRKVEYAPVIETPDGPAKTEIRVFYFWEEGKARPVATHNLARLSKGKMIGVSYNKRETWVGGSLAFFEED from the coding sequence ATGATTAAGGAATACAGGCAATGGTTTAACAGGAATTATTCAGAAAGTTTATACCAACAATACCTCCAGGCATTAGACAGCCAGTACCCGGGTGCTATAGAATTTCGGGTGGCAGAAACGCCGGTGTTTGTGGGACGCGATTTTAAACATAAAATGCTGGATGCCTGTGAAGCCATTATTGATGTGATAACGCAGGACAACTTTACTGCCATTACTGATGCGGCTATTCCTGCTGAATGGAACATTCCGGGTAGCCAGCCTTACTCGCATTTTATGGTGTTTGACTTTGGTGTTTGCCTGGGCGCAGATGGTTTGCCAGAGCCGCAATTGATAGAGATGCAAGGCTTTCCCAGCTTATTTGGTTTTCAAAGTTATATGGCGGCAGCTGCACAAAAGGTATATGCTATTCCTGGTACTTTAACTACTTACCTGAACGGGCACACAGAAGAAAGTTATTTGCAACTTCTGCGTAATATTATATTAGGTAGCTGCCAACCGGAAGAAGTGATTTTGCTGGACCTGTTTCCGCATCGTCAGAAAACCCGTATTGATTTTTATTGTACGCAGCATTATACGGGTATAAAGCCTGTATGCCTTACAGCATTGTATTCGGAAGGAAACCGGTTGTATTATACGAATGAGAACGGCCAGCCTGTTCGGGTAAAGCGCATTTATAACCGCCTTATCTTCGACGAGCTGGAGCAACAGCTACCGGAAGTAAAGGCTAAAGGCGCTCTTTTGCATGAGCAGCTGGAAGTAGAATGGATACCACATCCTGACTGGTTTTACCGGGTGAGTAAATTCACGCTCCCCTATTTACAGCATCCTTATATCCCGGCTACCTCTTTTTTAAGTGATTTACTAGCTATCCCTGATAACCTTGATCAATATGTATTAAAGCCCTTATTTTCCTTTTCGGGAAGAGGTGTGGAAATAGATGTAACGGCGGAGATGATCAAGCGTATTACAGACCGGCATAACTGGATACTGCAAAGAAAGGTGGAGTATGCTCCTGTTATTGAAACGCCGGACGGACCAGCTAAAACAGAGATTCGTGTGTTTTATTTCTGGGAAGAAGGAAAAGCGCGACCTGTTGCCACGCATAACCTGGCACGCCTTAGTAAAGGTAAAATGATTGGGGTAAGCTATAACAAACGGGAAACCTGGGTGGGTGGCAGCCTTGCTTTTTTTGAAGAAGACTAA
- a CDS encoding saccharopine dehydrogenase C-terminal domain-containing protein has product MKHILLFGAGKSATVLIQYLLRLSQQLQWRVTIVDGNAGSIQEKIMGNYPLVKGAIINLENETERVAYIQESDLVISLMPPALHIIIARDCVSFKKHLLTASYIDDSMRALQPAIEQNDLLFLCEMGLDPGIDHMSAGRLIHSIHTQQGIISSFQSHCGGLVAPENDTNPWHYKISWNPRNVVMAGKSGAVYKQNNEIVSVPYSSLFAKNETVSIPHFQSYVCYPNRDSLSYIGLYDLQKAHTFVRTTLRHPHFCIGWRFIVDWQLTNEEKVYATDGLSIQGFFLQHFSSLHIDSAYELKPDTIIYNQLVYLGLNDNNTLINKGLCSAADVLQWLLETRLPLLPDDKDLVVMMHELKYTIQNQSFRAKSYLVVEGKDDSYTAMAQTVGLPLGIAAKLILEGVIRLTGLHIPLSPVIYHPVLSELETEGIRFTEEVELLS; this is encoded by the coding sequence ATGAAACACATTTTACTTTTTGGTGCGGGCAAATCGGCAACTGTACTTATTCAATATTTATTACGGTTATCTCAGCAATTGCAGTGGCGGGTAACTATTGTAGATGGCAACGCCGGTAGCATACAGGAAAAGATCATGGGCAATTACCCGCTGGTAAAAGGTGCAATTATTAACCTGGAAAATGAGACGGAAAGAGTAGCTTACATCCAGGAAAGCGACCTGGTTATTTCTTTAATGCCACCTGCTTTGCATATTATTATCGCCCGCGATTGTGTTTCGTTCAAAAAACATTTGCTTACAGCTTCTTATATAGATGATAGTATGCGGGCTTTGCAGCCGGCTATTGAGCAAAACGACTTGTTGTTTTTATGTGAAATGGGTTTAGATCCTGGTATCGATCACATGAGTGCAGGGCGGCTTATCCATTCTATTCACACGCAACAGGGCATTATCAGCTCTTTTCAATCACATTGTGGAGGGCTGGTTGCCCCTGAAAATGACACCAACCCCTGGCATTATAAAATAAGCTGGAATCCACGTAATGTGGTAATGGCAGGTAAATCCGGTGCGGTCTACAAACAAAATAATGAAATAGTAAGTGTACCCTATTCTTCGCTTTTTGCAAAGAACGAAACGGTATCTATCCCACATTTTCAATCTTATGTATGTTACCCTAACCGGGATTCTCTTTCTTATATCGGGCTATATGATTTGCAAAAGGCGCATACGTTTGTAAGAACCACTTTGCGGCATCCTCATTTTTGCATAGGCTGGCGTTTTATAGTGGACTGGCAGCTTACAAATGAAGAAAAAGTGTATGCTACAGATGGGCTTAGCATTCAGGGATTCTTTCTCCAACATTTCAGCAGCCTGCACATTGATTCAGCTTATGAATTGAAGCCGGATACCATAATATATAATCAGCTGGTGTATCTGGGACTGAACGACAATAATACACTTATTAACAAGGGACTTTGCAGCGCTGCAGATGTGTTGCAATGGCTGCTGGAAACAAGGCTGCCCTTATTACCTGATGATAAAGATCTGGTGGTAATGATGCATGAGCTGAAATATACAATACAGAACCAGTCATTCCGCGCAAAAAGCTATTTAGTAGTTGAAGGTAAAGATGACAGTTATACAGCCATGGCCCAAACGGTAGGTTTACCGCTGGGTATTGCTGCTAAATTGATATTGGAAGGAGTTATTCGCTTAACCGGTTTACATATTCCCTTATCTCCTGTTATATACCATCCTGTTTTGAGCGAACTGGAAACAGAAGGGATACGTTTTACTGAGGAGGTTGAATTATTATCGTAG
- a CDS encoding DUF1501 domain-containing protein encodes MKRRDFLKNTAAGVLLPYLLNGFSLKAFAGTSLMHAASYGADNDHILVLVQLSGGNDGLNTVIPISQYSAYQAARSNIALPENKLLSLSGTEQTGLHPAMASMHQLMKEGKAGIIQAVGYPQPNFSHFRSSDIWMTGSDSAKIITTGWAGRYLDQVYPEFPEKYPSTVMPDPLAIQVGSIVSETFMGPAYNMGLAISNPTSFYNLVEGKSEIDKSTRLGEQLDYLQNVSVKTDQYSTVIKTAATKVPKQYSQYPAQGTNALADQLKIVARLIAGGLQTKIYLVSLGGFDIHSSQVISKDTTTGTHAVVLKKLSDAVYAFMKDLDYLKVGDKVMGVTFSEFGRRIRSNASGGTDHGAAAPVFYFGNKVKGTIVGKNPTLPEHATENDNIAMQHDFRSLYATLLQQWLKLSPAQSEQVLYGKFPLLPIV; translated from the coding sequence ATGAAAAGAAGAGACTTTTTAAAAAATACAGCCGCTGGTGTACTGTTACCTTATCTTTTAAATGGCTTTTCATTAAAAGCATTCGCTGGCACCTCACTGATGCATGCTGCCAGTTATGGTGCTGATAACGATCATATATTAGTATTGGTACAACTAAGTGGTGGCAACGATGGCTTAAACACGGTGATCCCCATCAGTCAATACAGTGCTTACCAGGCAGCCAGAAGCAATATTGCACTTCCCGAAAACAAGCTGCTCTCTCTTTCCGGAACAGAACAAACCGGCCTTCATCCTGCTATGGCCTCTATGCATCAATTAATGAAAGAAGGCAAAGCCGGTATTATACAGGCAGTAGGATACCCTCAACCCAATTTTTCACATTTCAGATCGTCAGACATATGGATGACAGGCTCTGATTCCGCTAAAATAATTACCACTGGCTGGGCAGGTCGTTATCTGGACCAGGTATATCCCGAATTTCCGGAAAAATACCCCAGTACAGTTATGCCTGATCCCTTGGCCATACAAGTAGGTTCTATTGTTTCAGAAACATTTATGGGGCCAGCTTATAATATGGGCTTGGCAATTAGTAATCCAACCTCTTTCTATAACCTGGTGGAAGGTAAAAGCGAAATAGATAAATCGACCCGCCTGGGCGAACAATTGGATTATCTGCAAAACGTAAGCGTTAAAACAGACCAATATTCCACTGTTATTAAAACAGCAGCCACTAAAGTTCCCAAACAATACAGCCAATATCCTGCGCAAGGAACCAATGCACTGGCCGACCAGTTAAAAATTGTAGCCCGCCTTATTGCAGGTGGCTTACAAACTAAAATCTACCTGGTAAGCCTGGGCGGGTTTGACATACATTCAAGCCAGGTGATCAGCAAAGACACCACCACTGGTACACATGCTGTGGTATTAAAAAAATTGTCTGATGCAGTGTATGCTTTTATGAAAGACCTTGACTATTTAAAAGTAGGGGATAAAGTAATGGGCGTAACCTTTTCCGAATTCGGACGCAGGATTCGCTCTAATGCCAGTGGCGGAACAGACCATGGAGCTGCAGCCCCGGTATTTTATTTTGGCAACAAGGTAAAAGGCACTATTGTTGGTAAAAATCCAACCTTGCCGGAACATGCTACTGAAAATGATAACATAGCCATGCAGCACGATTTCAGAAGCTTGTATGCCACTTTACTACAACAATGGCTCAAACTGTCACCTGCACAATCAGAACAGGTACTTTATGGTAAATTTCCGTTATTACCCATAGTATAA
- a CDS encoding SIR2 family NAD-dependent protein deacylase has product MTKKKLVILTGAGISAESGLKTFRDNGGLWEGHKPQEVANPRAWQRNPKMVLDFYNFRRSEVLKVQPNAAHIGLAELQDQYDMQIITQNVDDLHERAGSRNVLHLHGEIFKMRSVRNENKIYDITGDINLGDKAEDGGQLRPHIVWFEEPVPLITKAAEITSEADIFVVIGTSLVVYPAAGLLDYTQPGIPVFILDKSIPEHRSGIRITTIEAPATEGIEQLKTLLAAL; this is encoded by the coding sequence ATGACGAAGAAGAAACTGGTAATATTAACAGGGGCAGGCATCAGTGCAGAAAGCGGTTTAAAAACTTTTAGAGATAACGGTGGCTTATGGGAAGGTCACAAACCACAGGAAGTAGCCAACCCACGCGCCTGGCAACGCAACCCCAAAATGGTACTTGATTTTTATAATTTCCGTAGAAGCGAAGTATTAAAAGTACAACCCAACGCGGCTCATATTGGTCTTGCTGAATTGCAGGACCAATATGACATGCAGATCATCACCCAAAACGTAGATGACCTGCATGAAAGAGCCGGCAGCAGAAACGTATTGCACCTGCACGGCGAGATATTTAAAATGCGCAGCGTACGCAACGAAAACAAAATTTACGATATCACCGGCGATATAAACTTGGGAGATAAAGCGGAAGATGGCGGCCAGCTAAGACCACATATCGTTTGGTTTGAGGAACCCGTGCCATTGATAACCAAAGCAGCAGAAATAACCAGCGAAGCCGACATTTTCGTAGTAATAGGCACTTCATTAGTAGTGTATCCTGCCGCAGGCTTATTAGACTACACACAACCCGGTATTCCCGTATTCATATTAGATAAATCAATACCAGAACATCGTTCTGGTATCAGAATTACCACAATAGAAGCCCCGGCCACGGAAGGCATAGAACAATTAAAAACTTTATTGGCAGCTTTATAA
- a CDS encoding RagB/SusD family nutrient uptake outer membrane protein — MKKHIIIYTSLLLLIFSACKKFVKEELVSTLTYDYYKTDQGLEDLVKSAYVPTRFKFENEQCYALFNFGTDEFRLGDQFNYSFYNTYDQASLNPAQGFVNDLWTNNYNGINICNLGIAYIPAYNNPASKTLATEAAKNQRVAELRFLRGYYYFQLVQQFGSVPLVVQSASSGRSDFTKETVANVYKQIIADLQFASQTLTVTVSEAGRATKGAANHFLAKAYLTRGSAVTDQRGQQSTDMDSAIYYAELVINSGTYVLEADYLNLWKGVYPKGYPKVAVTATINADGDPPYNTNYQSTVAAGDYAEFQTAQASKEIIFAAQFSNVLNLNGASGTGGNRAHLFYVMQYDAGIPGLVRTTDNFNMRPYRRLRPTDYTIDLFDRKNDSRFYKIFRTAYYRNNGTSATANNAVAKWTATDAPSAALIGKPRYTNGDTAAFFIVNNKTTTLTSADLANTNRFRYVTFARYYKNASGVLTEGFSDNKYLTLVKHLDPVRATPNYNEEKGVRNGILARFAETYLIAAEAYGRKANYSRALDYINIVRRRAAYHAGEFKNPATWIFDGSTKDDVNSTEANLQATTDLFTSNAASEQYPSTVSSTADRFIHFMLNERTRELCGEFYRWEDLVRTETLVSRTKQFNLDATFIDDHFKLRPIPSLQIDATTIGGQPMTDDQKKAYQNPGY; from the coding sequence ATGAAAAAGCATATCATTATATATACATCATTATTGCTGCTCATATTCAGCGCCTGTAAAAAGTTTGTAAAGGAAGAGCTGGTAAGTACACTTACCTACGATTATTATAAAACAGACCAGGGGCTGGAAGACCTGGTAAAATCTGCTTACGTGCCTACACGTTTTAAGTTTGAGAACGAGCAGTGTTATGCCCTATTTAACTTTGGCACAGATGAATTCAGACTGGGCGATCAATTCAACTACAGCTTTTACAATACCTACGACCAGGCATCATTAAACCCTGCTCAGGGCTTTGTAAATGATTTATGGACTAACAACTACAATGGCATTAACATCTGTAACCTAGGCATAGCCTACATACCTGCCTACAACAACCCGGCTTCCAAAACACTGGCAACCGAAGCTGCTAAAAATCAGCGGGTGGCAGAACTGAGGTTTTTACGCGGTTATTACTATTTTCAATTAGTGCAACAGTTTGGCAGCGTTCCGTTGGTAGTACAATCAGCATCATCAGGCAGAAGCGATTTTACAAAAGAAACAGTAGCCAATGTATACAAACAGATCATTGCCGACCTGCAGTTTGCTTCACAAACCTTAACAGTCACAGTATCAGAAGCCGGCCGTGCCACCAAAGGAGCTGCCAACCATTTCCTGGCTAAAGCATACTTAACACGGGGTAGCGCTGTTACCGATCAACGCGGCCAGCAATCTACCGACATGGATAGCGCGATTTACTATGCCGAGCTGGTCATTAATTCAGGCACTTATGTATTAGAAGCAGACTATCTGAATTTATGGAAAGGAGTATATCCCAAAGGTTATCCTAAAGTAGCCGTAACAGCCACTATTAATGCAGATGGCGATCCACCATACAACACCAACTACCAAAGTACGGTTGCAGCAGGCGACTATGCCGAGTTTCAAACAGCGCAGGCCAGCAAGGAAATCATCTTTGCAGCACAGTTCAGTAATGTACTCAACTTAAATGGAGCCAGCGGCACCGGCGGCAACCGGGCGCATCTCTTTTACGTGATGCAGTACGATGCCGGTATTCCCGGGCTGGTAAGAACCACAGACAACTTTAATATGCGTCCATACCGCCGCCTGCGTCCTACAGATTATACTATAGACCTGTTCGACCGTAAAAACGATTCCCGTTTTTACAAAATATTCCGCACAGCCTACTATCGTAATAACGGAACCTCTGCCACAGCCAATAATGCCGTAGCCAAGTGGACAGCCACCGATGCACCCAGCGCAGCCTTAATAGGCAAACCTCGTTACACCAATGGCGATACGGCAGCCTTTTTTATCGTTAACAACAAAACAACCACACTTACCAGTGCCGACCTCGCCAACACCAACCGTTTCAGGTATGTAACTTTTGCACGTTATTACAAAAATGCATCTGGTGTATTAACCGAAGGCTTTAGCGATAACAAGTACCTTACATTGGTAAAACATCTTGACCCCGTAAGAGCCACCCCCAACTATAATGAAGAAAAGGGAGTAAGAAATGGCATACTGGCACGCTTTGCCGAAACCTATCTGATTGCCGCAGAAGCGTATGGCCGAAAAGCTAATTACTCCAGGGCACTGGATTATATTAACATAGTGAGAAGAAGAGCCGCTTACCATGCCGGCGAATTTAAAAACCCCGCTACCTGGATATTTGACGGTAGTACTAAAGATGATGTAAACAGCACAGAAGCCAACCTGCAGGCCACTACCGACCTGTTTACTTCCAATGCCGCCAGTGAACAATATCCATCTACTGTATCCAGCACTGCAGACCGTTTTATTCATTTTATGCTCAATGAACGCACCCGCGAACTATGCGGAGAATTTTACCGCTGGGAAGATCTGGTACGTACAGAAACGCTTGTAAGCAGAACCAAACAGTTTAACCTGGATGCCACTTTTATTGATGATCACTTCAAACTTCGTCCCATACCATCGCTGCAAATAGATGCAACAACTATCGGTGGGCAGCCGATGACTGACGATCAGAAAAAAGCCTATCAAAACCCTGGCTACTAA